Part of the Henckelia pumila isolate YLH828 chromosome 2, ASM3356847v2, whole genome shotgun sequence genome is shown below.
atcTTAAATAatgcaactaataaaaatatttataacatTTTCGAATAATGTAATTCAacgtttttttatatatacattCTACATTATAAATACAATGTTTAAATGTTGTTTTATATTGATACAATATTAATATCGAAATTTATCTAGTTATTACAGGTCCGGTTTTTCATTGTTTGTTGATTAAACTTGAACAATTACTACATGTTTCGTGTCATGAGATAAgtcttacttttttttttccgcATATATGTATAACTTGAAACAATATAATTTGTTACTACATACACATATATAGCAGCGAACGATAGTATATAGAAGAATGAACAAAGTTCCCAAACAACACTCTCATGAAAAGGACAGAAACCTTGGGCTATAATGATGAAGATCGCTTTCGATCATCCATAGCTCACGAAATCACTTGCTGTTTTATGAATATGATTATAAAAGTGAACAATTCAAATCAATGCATAgaaattaaatatcaaactaaaaaaaaaacataaatcaaGAAACAAATAAGAAAATGGTCATGATCTATATGTACCCCATAACGGGCCACATGCGGCACTACTGGTTCTTCTTCTCCGGTGGCTCGAGAGATATTTCTCCTATGGATCCCTTTTAGATCTCCTACATCATGTGGGTAAATAATTCAGAAATCTTGTTGCTCACTCGTTTTCAAGGGATGATATATATTGACGACATCACCAAAAATTTATATATCCATTCCATCGACCATGTCGTTTGATTTGCTTTATGTATCTATTGTATGAATCATTTCAACATACCTTTACAGACAGGATTTGGATCCCCTACTATGGCATTCCCACAGTAGGGGATGCTGTGGGGTTACCCCCACAGCCcactttgtttttgttttttttcttcctttttttcgttttttggctttttaaaaatatatatattttgattctttaatttttttcattgttggagtttttatttttgctaaaattttggggtttttatttctctttttgttttttgtttttattatatattctaattattttttttatttttgttaaattttcTTATATCATTTTTTCCttcttagaatttttatttcaatactACATAATAATGCACCAACTAATTATTGTTAATATAgaaacacaaataaataatttatatgttGTGTGCTTTAATTACCAATCGAACCAAAAATTTGGTTCGGTTAATTAAAAAATtcgattttatttttagaaaattttaattattgggtTCGATTTTTTGCTTTCATAAAAAATTGATTTACCGaattaacataattataaataataaattatatttttattttttatacagTATTTGTTaatgtttatatatttaatctttttttttattttctcaagcATAATGTGTTTTActatcataaaaatcacatattcaattattaattttataatttttatttttaaaatattttaaaaaactaaattGTTTAATGTGGTTACcgaccgaacaaatcacatttAATTCGGTTCGATTACATCGATTTTAAAAGAAATTCGgttaagaaaaacaaaaaatatgaaaaataaataaataaatatatatatatatatatacgaaaaaatataaagaaataatattttgatatagaataaatttcaaataaaatccaaaaaataaggaaaaaaaaaaagaagagttaaaatatattaagaaaagaaaaaaaaactgaaaaaaaagaaaagaatattggGCTGTGGGGATGCCACAGTAGGGGATCCAAATCCTTACAGGCACTATCCCCATGATAAGTTATTTAATGCGCCACTCATTATCCACATATTTGATTGACTaattcatttaagaataatgCTAGAGATACAACCAATATatcgtacaacgatatttacaacaattatgtcgtgatattttgctattatctcgtgatattttgatatgatatcgtgagattttgcattcaatgtatcgtgagatttgataaattaaaatgttgtattgaattttttgtggtgTAAAAATTGTTGTATAAATTTaattgtacatgtagcattgctGCTCATTTAATTCACCACTGATTTAGATTAGAATAGATGGAGGCAACTTCTCGCAATCTTATTTAAGTTGGAAGGCGCGTGAGGTGTACATGAAGGTAGCAACtaatattatgttatatatatttgtataattattaattttttttcattttttgatgttcaattattttttgacaaaaaaaacatTATGACGTATAAGAAACTCTCTTTTGGTCATCAGGAGATGCAAAGACGTACATCAGAAGATTGTTCAGCTAAAACACTAAGTGACTCCAATTACACAATCAACTATGTTTAGCTAAAAATCAACGTCTCTTCATGTGCAACTCATGTCATTTTTCGAGTTCAAGAGAAAATCACCAAGTGACGTATACGAATTTTAAAACATCAATAATCTAATATAAAAATGAAACTCTCTTAGAATAATGCAAAAAATTAAGAATATACGGAATAAAATATTAATCTATTCAAGTCCTCCATTATTTTATCTTAGGACAACAAAATTATATTGgagaaaaattacaaataaaaattcCGCACATGCAGGTCTCCTACactataataattaatattaataataataaaagactGTGTTGGCCGACTGGTCAAGAAGTCTTACCAAGACatgaattataaatttaaaatacttaATATTGAGTATATTTTATATGCAGAAAGCCTGCTCAAGAAAAGCCAAGCCTTGGTCTAAATTATTCTTTTGATACTTGGACAAAAACTAAGGCCAATCTGGCTCAACAATATTAAATATCACAATGTTAGGGATGGTGGATACAATCCCAAGCAATAAAGCTTTCTTGATTCACATTCTTCTTCAATCACTTCATTGCAGTCCTAAGTACCATGAAAGTACTGATTTTTCTGGCCTTAGTCCTGTCGTTTAGGTTCGTGTTGCTACATGGAGCCGCCTCGGGTAAAAAGGTAACCATTTCTCTTTGCATCAGTGTAGGACTATAATGCGAATGATCACAAGTAGTTCATGTTTGTGCACTAACATCCATTtatcatccacgtcacattcaAGAAGTCACATTGCGCGACGACGTGACTTCTACATCATTCAATACTTTCAGAAACCACGTTTTTGGGTGGCCAACTGAATACCTCAATGGCACATCTATTAATTGGTTTTCTGGTCATATCGGTTGAAGTACCTTAAAAGGGCTAGGGAGAAAAAATCACTTGTTAGCAGTCTTAGTGCTTGACATTGGCTGCGATGATTTCGTGGTTTGCCACTCGGATCGTGCTCTAACCTtgaatgtcttggattcatgcAGCACTACATAGTATACATGGGGGATCACTCgcacaaaaactcaaaatcagTGATTGCAGCAAATCATAAGCTACTTGCCTCAGTCATTGGAAGGTAAGTTTTGTTCCTTTGGTTTCTGAAATGTTCATGCTTCGTCTTCGTCAAGACACAGAGTGATTAAATGCATAGATAGAACACAATCATGTATTCTGTGAAAAATGCCTAGTTATAATAACACTGGAATCATTTTCAGTCACGACGAAGCGGTGAATGCAGCAGTTCATCATTACACAAAGTCCTTCAGAGGCTTTTCTGTGATGCTAACATCAGATCAGGCAGAGAAACTTTCAGGTTTATCAAATCCCAATGATCATCTGTGTTGCTCAAAAGTCATATGCTAAAGACTTCTCTGATAAAAAAACACACCGATCTTTTGAATGAATCGTTATTCGTTACATTGATTCACCGCAAAATTGCAATCAAACACCAACCAGTTTGATACAGATAGATAATAAGACCTGATACATATCCATTTTTGTACTGCGTTACAATGATACCAATAGACCACATCTGACAGTTTTACATTGTAGGGAGTGACTCTGTCGTCTCCATGTTCAAGAGCAAGCCAAATGTAATCCATACAACACACTCATGGGAATTTCTGGGCTTAAATAGCATCCAACAATATGATCAACCATCAACGTCCGACGTAATTGTTGGTGTCATCGACACTGGTGAATGTTTGACAGCTATGTTTTCTAACCTTCTACTAATCTTACTCCCAACGTGTCCGAAAACCATAACAGCACCATACTCATCTAACCTTCAGGAGTTTGGCCTGAATCCAAGAGCTTCAATGATGATGGCCTTAGTCCTGTGCCATCCAAATTCAAGGGTAAATGCTCAACTGGAGAGAACTTTACACTGTCAAATTGTAACAGGTAGCTATTCCAGCTCTAGATTCACAATGAtacaataatatacaacctcATGGTTAAATTTTGCTTCTCCAATGTTGTTGACACTGTTCGAATCCAAACCACAGAAAAATTGTGGGAGCTAGATTTTACTACAAGGGGTTCGAAGCAGACGCTGGACCTATTGAATCATTGAATATGACATATTCATTGTCACCACGAGATACTGATGGTCATGGGACTCATACTGCATCTACCATTGCTGGCTCAATAGTTCCCGATGTTAGCTTATATGGAATAGCGAAAGGCACTGCAAGAGGAGGTGCACCAGGAGCCAGACTTGCAATATACAAGGCTTGTTGGTTCAACCAGTGTAGTGATGCAGACATTCTCTCCGCCCTGGACGATGCTATACATGATAACGTAGATATTATATCCATGTCTTTAGGAGAAAGTCCTCCTGAGATACCATACTTCGAAAATGCAATTTCAATTGGAAGTTTTCACGCATTTAAAAAAGGGGTCGTCGTCTCTGCATCTGCTGGGAACGGTTTTTTGCCAAATACTGCAATAAATGTTGCTCCTTGGATCCTTACAGTGGCAGCAAGCACCATAGATCGAAACATCCAATCTAATATTTATCTGGGaaattcaaaaatcatacaGGCATGATTATTGGAGCTCTCTTGGTTGAAAAACttatcatataaaatattttctcttGTGATTTGAGGATTTGTGAACTGCAGGGCTTTGGTATAAACCCAACCACTATGGAGCATTTTTACGGATTAATTGCTGGAAGTGCAGCAGCAGCCCCTAACATAACCGCAAGAAACGCAAGGTGAATTGTTTCTTAAAATAGAATTCAATCACTTTCTACATAACATTCAATGTGTTAGCATTTCAAGAACTATACCAGTAATCTCACTCGATACGCACTCCTTATTGCTACAATAATATTGATTTGTTATCAAACATCCAAATTCTTTGTTTATGTTATCTGCCAGTTTTTGTGGAAATAATACCTTAGACCCCACTTTGATCAAGGGAAAGATCGTCGTCTGCACACTTGAGAAGATCCGCGATGACCGTTGGGGGAAGGCTGTTTCCATACAAGATGGTGGTGGAGTGGGAATTATACTGGTCGATCCACTCGCCAAAGATGTTGGCATTCAGTTCATGATACCAGGCACATTAATAAGCCCTGAAGAAGCTGGGGAGCTTTTCACATATATAGAAGCAGAAAAGTACGTTGGAACTTCACAAAAAATTTATAACAAGACAATAACAAACATAACAACCACTTGTTTGTGGACACAAGTCACATAACATCAGTGATTCAAGTGCCAAATATTAACTTTGTCTGGTCTTGTTGCAGGAACCCAGTCGCCAGAATATCCCGAACAATGACGGTTATACCCTCTAAACCAGCACCAGAAATGGCCTCTTTCTCATCAAGGGGTCCAAACGTCATCAATCCAGATATAATTAAAGTACGAGTGAATCCAAATTGAGGAAATGATTTCTTGCAAAATGTTTATGTGGAATGcaattatttatatttctatAGTTGCCATGAACCGCAAGAATTATTTCACAGAGCCTCACCTCTCTGTTTCAGCCTGATATAACTGCACCAGGAGTGAATGTTCTGGCTGCGTGGTCACCGTTAGCTACCGACTTCACTGCTGGAAAACCGACCGACTATAACATACTATCAGGAACTTCCATGTCATGTCCTCATGTTTCTGGAATAGCAGCTATTGTTAAAGCATCTCATCCTTCATGGAGTCCAGCAGCCATCAAGTCCGCCATAATGACAACAGGTAGCATTCATCAATAAATCACATCTTCAATGTATCAAAATCTCCCTGATTGCTTTCTTTTCTGTGTGCAGCTACAATCCACGACAACAATAAAAACGTAATCTTTAGACTTCCGAATGGCACTCGAACCTCGCCCTTTGACTACGGTTCCGGGCATGTAAATCCAGCTGCAGCAACTGACCCTGGACTAATATATGACTTTGATACAAGTGACATAATAGATTTCCTCTGCAGCACTGGTGAAACCCCTGCTCAGCTCAAAAACGTCACCGGTGGTAAAATGATATATTGTAAGAACAGTAGTACCCTTGCACCCTCGTATGATTTAAACTACCCTTCGATCGGAGTTTCAGATTTGAGGGGAAGTGTGTTGGTGCATAGACAAGTGACATATTATGGAGAAGGGGTTGGTGTTTATAAGGCAGAAATAGAGTACCCCAGTGGTGTAGATGTTTCAGTTTCTCCCGCTGAGCTGAGATTTGAAAAGATGGGTGAGAAAAAATCATTCAAGATTCAGCTTACTccttacaacaagagcagtagCGGAGGTTTCGTTTTCGGGGCTTTGACATGGACGGATGGAATCCATGTGGTAAGGAGTCCAATTGCTCTCAATGTAGTTTCCTCGTAGGAATCATTCACCACTGAAAAAGGAGTTGGTGTCAATGGTTATTCATTtggcataaaaaaaatattggcgACTTAACTAGAAGATCCATTCATAAAATTTAtctgtgagaccgtctcacaaaaaattttatgataaaacaatatattacattaatttttatctttcatgaaaaataatattaccATAGGTATTTTCTTTTTACTAAActataacaaaatgaaagaattttaaaaattataacaatATGAGGATAAGTGTGATGATATAAATACCTCATTCAATTTGTCTTTTTGAAAATAATAGACTTTTTAC
Proteins encoded:
- the LOC140877261 gene encoding subtilisin-like serine-protease S, whose amino-acid sequence is MQHYIVYMGDHSHKNSKSVIAANHKLLASVIGSHDEAVNAAVHHYTKSFRGFSVMLTSDQAEKLSGSDSVVSMFKSKPNVIHTTHSWEFLGLNSIQQYDQPSTSDVIVGVIDTGVWPESKSFNDDGLSPVPSKFKGKCSTGENFTLSNCNRKIVGARFYYKGFEADAGPIESLNMTYSLSPRDTDGHGTHTASTIAGSIVPDVSLYGIAKGTARGGAPGARLAIYKACWFNQCSDADILSALDDAIHDNVDIISMSLGESPPEIPYFENAISIGSFHAFKKGVVVSASAGNGFLPNTAINVAPWILTVAASTIDRNIQSNIYLGNSKIIQGFGINPTTMEHFYGLIAGSAAAAPNITARNASFCGNNTLDPTLIKGKIVVCTLEKIRDDRWGKAVSIQDGGGVGIILVDPLAKDVGIQFMIPGTLISPEEAGELFTYIEAEKNPVARISRTMTVIPSKPAPEMASFSSRGPNVINPDIIKPDITAPGVNVLAAWSPLATDFTAGKPTDYNILSGTSMSCPHVSGIAAIVKASHPSWSPAAIKSAIMTTATIHDNNKNVIFRLPNGTRTSPFDYGSGHVNPAAATDPGLIYDFDTSDIIDFLCSTGETPAQLKNVTGGKMIYCKNSSTLAPSYDLNYPSIGVSDLRGSVLVHRQVTYYGEGVGVYKAEIEYPSGVDVSVSPAELRFEKMGEKKSFKIQLTPYNKSSSGGFVFGALTWTDGIHVVRSPIALNVVSS